A segment of the uncultured Fibrobacter sp. genome:
TTCCGTCATCTTCTTGGCAGCCATCGGAGCCCACGTGCCATTTTCCACGACGCCCACCTTGCGGTTGCTGTAATTCTTTGCCTTCAGGTGGTTCAGGAAGTCTTCCATGACCGGGAAGAGGCCTGCGTCATAAGTAGGAGCGGCCACCACCATGCGGTCGTAGCGGAAGGCGTCTTCGATGACTTCGGCCATGTCGCTGCGGGCAAGGTCAGAGACCACCACCTTCTCAACACCGGCGGCCTTGAGCTTTTCGCCGAGCAATTCCGCGGCCTTCTTGGTTCCGCCGTAAATAGAGGCGAATGCCACGAGCACGCCCTTGTCTTCGGGAGCGTAGCTGCTCCAGGTGTTGTACTTGTCGATGTAGTAGCCGAGGTTTTCGGTGAGCACCGGACCGTGCAGCGGGCAAATCGTCTTGATGTCAAGCGTGGCGGCCTTCTTGAGAACCGCCTGCACCTGGTTGCCGTACTTGCCCACAATGTTGAAGTAGTAGCGGCGAGCTTCGCATGCCCAGTCATCCGGGTCGGCATCGTACACGCCGAACTTGCCGAAGGCATCGGCTGCGAACAGCACCTTTTCACTCTGTTCATAGCTGAACAGCACTTCGGGCCAGTGCACCATCGGGGCACCGATAAACTGCAATGTGTGAGCACCAAGAGAAAGCGTTTCTCCTTCCTTCACAGCCTGCGTCTTGGTCGTTGCAGGCAGCGTCATAAATTGCGGCAACAGCGCGAAAGCCTTGGCAGAAGCGACCAAAGTCGTTTCAGGATACTTCGCCATGAAATCAGCAATGCCACCGGCATGGTCCGGTTCCAGGTGATGAATCACTAGGTAATCCGGCTTGCGGCCAGCGAGAGCAGCTTCCAGATTGGCAAGCCACTCGCCCACCTTGTGCGCATCGACCGTATCCGTCACGGCAATCTTTTCGTCCACAA
Coding sequences within it:
- a CDS encoding MBL fold metallo-hydrolase; this encodes MKNFSENIKYIGVDDRDLDLFEGQYVVPEGMAYNSYVIVDEKIAVTDTVDAHKVGEWLANLEAALAGRKPDYLVIHHLEPDHAGGIADFMAKYPETTLVASAKAFALLPQFMTLPATTKTQAVKEGETLSLGAHTLQFIGAPMVHWPEVLFSYEQSEKVLFAADAFGKFGVYDADPDDWACEARRYYFNIVGKYGNQVQAVLKKAATLDIKTICPLHGPVLTENLGYYIDKYNTWSSYAPEDKGVLVAFASIYGGTKKAAELLGEKLKAAGVEKVVVSDLARSDMAEVIEDAFRYDRMVVAAPTYDAGLFPVMEDFLNHLKAKNYSNRKVGVVENGTWAPMAAKKMTEILATLKNVTLAETVVTVKSTLSAESEAALDKLVSELL